The following proteins are co-located in the Gloeocapsa sp. DLM2.Bin57 genome:
- the tmk gene encoding dTMP kinase, whose translation MQALFIVFEGIDSSGKSTQAKLLQDYYLSVNQPAILSPEPTDGPIGQFIRNILHQQINLEQNQDNFEQQMSYLFAADRYYHLYNQTSGVFTLLQQQITIISTRYYFSSLAYHGHSLKIQELVKRLNQDFPQPDLLIYLDIPLEVSLARLQDKSQKDVYENKQKLNKVQANYQQIVQEYSGLKLVIDARKSQEEIHQQIVHFIEKNFS comes from the coding sequence ATGCAAGCATTATTTATTGTTTTTGAAGGTATAGATAGTTCGGGAAAATCTACTCAAGCTAAACTATTACAAGATTATTATTTATCTGTTAATCAACCTGCTATACTTAGTCCTGAACCTACCGATGGACCTATTGGTCAATTTATCAGAAATATTCTCCATCAGCAAATTAATCTAGAACAAAATCAGGATAATTTTGAGCAACAAATGTCTTATTTGTTCGCAGCTGATAGATATTATCATCTCTACAACCAAACATCAGGAGTTTTTACACTCCTCCAACAGCAAATAACTATTATCAGTACTCGTTATTACTTCTCTTCTTTAGCTTATCATGGTCATTCTCTCAAAATTCAGGAATTAGTTAAAAGACTTAATCAAGATTTTCCTCAACCTGATTTACTAATTTATTTAGATATTCCTCTAGAAGTTTCTTTAGCTAGACTTCAAGATAAATCTCAAAAAGATGTTTATGAAAATAAGCAAAAATTAAACAAAGTCCAAGCCAATTATCAACAAATAGTTCAAGAATATTCGGGATTAAAATTAGTAATAGACGCTAGAAAAAGTCAAGAAGAAATTCATCAGCAAATTGTGCATTTTATCGAAAAAAATTTTTCTTAA
- a CDS encoding NAD(P)/FAD-dependent oxidoreductase yields the protein MSVEYDLVIIGNTPEALFAASEATKFPGRIALVLYNNLDDLWLNRHLYQLSYPFNPDLGKELRLQGENTLSILAAQGVDIVTGQAEFVRLPSLAVVVEERKLRSHSYLLATGSQPCLPSLDGLENTKYLTSLSLWQQQNWSQLPEQLTIIGDSINTIELAQLLHQRGKQVNLITKSAQIIPQADSEASRILQAILESQGIKIYNASPPSQIREIEGKPWLQAGNQAIETEQVLVTPMGNPNINGLNLTSVGVNLSQDKIKVNPYLQTDNRRIYACGELITTEPSVQLAQYQAKIAVGNALGWRRSPCQTQTIPSIVFTHPPLARVGLTETAAREIYGKKIDILHNYYHNIDLAQIQDKTSGLVKLVVTTNGQILGADLVGFAAGEMIGAIATAMEANIKLSQFAFKFPYLTLGEILHKTALDWSTQKSHKTKKSPLLTTLLTWRRSWFS from the coding sequence ATGTCAGTAGAATACGATTTAGTGATTATTGGCAATACCCCAGAGGCTTTATTTGCAGCTTCTGAAGCGACTAAATTTCCTGGACGTATAGCTTTAGTATTGTATAACAATTTAGATGATCTCTGGTTGAATAGACACCTCTATCAATTGAGTTACCCCTTTAACCCTGATTTAGGCAAAGAATTACGCCTACAAGGAGAAAATACCCTAAGTATCTTAGCAGCCCAAGGAGTAGATATTGTCACAGGACAAGCAGAATTTGTCCGCTTACCCTCTCTAGCTGTAGTGGTAGAAGAACGAAAATTGCGATCGCATAGCTATTTACTCGCTACAGGATCTCAACCTTGTTTACCCTCTCTAGATGGTTTAGAAAACACCAAATATCTAACCAGTCTTTCTCTATGGCAACAACAAAACTGGAGTCAACTTCCTGAGCAATTAACCATTATCGGTGATAGTATCAACACCATAGAATTAGCTCAATTATTACATCAACGAGGTAAACAAGTTAATCTAATCACTAAATCTGCACAAATTATCCCTCAAGCAGATTCTGAAGCCTCAAGAATTTTACAAGCTATTTTGGAAAGTCAAGGAATCAAAATCTATAATGCTTCTCCACCCTCCCAAATTAGGGAAATAGAAGGTAAACCCTGGTTACAAGCGGGAAATCAAGCGATCGAAACTGAACAAGTCTTAGTAACTCCCATGGGAAATCCCAATATCAACGGTTTAAATTTAACTAGCGTAGGGGTTAACCTTAGCCAAGATAAAATTAAAGTCAATCCCTATCTCCAAACCGATAACCGTCGTATCTATGCTTGTGGAGAGTTGATAACCACTGAACCCTCTGTACAATTGGCTCAATATCAAGCTAAAATAGCTGTGGGTAATGCTCTAGGTTGGAGGCGATCTCCCTGTCAAACACAAACTATCCCCTCTATAGTCTTTACCCACCCCCCCCTAGCTAGAGTTGGTTTGACTGAAACAGCAGCTAGAGAAATTTATGGTAAAAAGATTGACATTTTACACAATTATTATCACAATATAGACTTAGCTCAAATACAAGATAAAACGAGTGGATTAGTCAAACTGGTTGTAACAACCAATGGACAAATTCTCGGGGCTGATTTAGTGGGATTTGCAGCAGGAGAAATGATTGGGGCGATCGCTACCGCTATGGAAGCTAACATTAAACTCTCTCAATTTGCGTTTAAATTTCCTTACTTAACCCTAGGAGAAATTCTCCATAAAACTGCTTTAGATTGGTCAACCCAAAAAAGTCATAAAACTAAAAAATCTCCCCTTTTAACAACTTTATTAACTTGGCGACGTTCCTGGTTTTCCTAA
- a CDS encoding threonine-phosphate decarboxylase: MRRPNHGGNLNWASNIANCPPSLILDFSASINPLGPPLSVLRAIASDLDSIKAYPDPNYPELKQVLAQWHQIPSEYILPGNGSAELLTWAAWELSQLTSTYVLTPAFGDYWRALTTFGVKINTCPLDLVTENWTINTISPQSEGLIITNPHNPTGKLFSRETLLPYLDNFGLVVVDEAFMDFLPPSQSQTLIDWVQDYPNLVILRSLTKFYSLAGLRIGYAIANPERIQRWQQWRDPWTVNSLAITATIAALKDTLFQQQTWNWLTTSRQQLFTAIASLPQFQPLGSLANFLLVKTSLPGSQLQQKLLLQDKIFIRDCLSFPELGEDYFRVAILSPESNNRLVTALSQCQ; encoded by the coding sequence GTGAGAAGACCAAATCATGGAGGAAATTTAAACTGGGCAAGTAATATAGCAAATTGCCCACCCTCTTTGATTTTGGATTTTTCCGCTAGTATTAATCCCCTAGGACCTCCTCTGAGTGTACTTAGGGCGATCGCCTCTGATCTAGACAGTATTAAAGCTTATCCTGATCCAAATTATCCAGAATTAAAACAGGTCTTAGCACAATGGCATCAAATACCATCTGAATATATCTTACCTGGTAATGGTTCAGCAGAATTACTCACCTGGGCGGCTTGGGAATTAAGTCAATTAACTAGTACTTATGTACTAACTCCCGCTTTTGGGGACTATTGGCGGGCTTTAACAACTTTTGGAGTTAAAATTAATACCTGTCCTCTAGATTTAGTAACCGAAAATTGGACAATAAACACTATTTCTCCCCAATCTGAAGGTCTGATCATTACTAATCCTCATAATCCCACCGGTAAGTTATTCTCTCGTGAAACCCTTTTACCCTATCTCGATAACTTCGGTTTAGTAGTAGTGGATGAAGCTTTTATGGATTTCTTACCACCCTCTCAATCTCAAACTTTGATAGATTGGGTACAAGATTACCCTAATTTGGTAATTCTACGTTCTTTGACCAAGTTTTATAGTCTAGCAGGATTGCGCATAGGATACGCGATCGCTAATCCCGAACGTATTCAACGTTGGCAACAATGGCGCGATCCTTGGACAGTAAACAGTCTAGCTATTACGGCTACAATCGCCGCTTTAAAAGATACCTTGTTTCAACAACAGACATGGAATTGGTTAACAACTTCTCGTCAACAACTATTTACCGCTATTGCATCTTTACCTCAATTTCAACCCCTAGGGAGTCTAGCTAATTTTCTTCTCGTCAAAACCTCTCTACCTGGTTCACAATTGCAACAAAAACTACTCCTACAAGATAAAATCTTCATTCGTGATTGTCTGAGTTTTCCAGAATTAGGAGAAGATTACTTCCGCGTAGCCATACTCTCTCCTGAGTCAAATAACAGATTAGTTACGGCTTTATCCCAATGTCAGTAG
- a CDS encoding HU family DNA-binding protein — protein MNKGELVDQVAKMASVSKKNADAVITATFEAIMEAVSEGDKVTLVGFGSFERRERKAREGRNPKTGEKMDIPATQVPAFSAGKQFREKVAPPKD, from the coding sequence ATGAACAAAGGTGAATTAGTCGATCAAGTTGCTAAAATGGCATCAGTAAGCAAAAAAAATGCCGATGCAGTCATTACAGCAACCTTTGAAGCCATTATGGAAGCAGTTTCCGAAGGGGATAAAGTAACTCTAGTTGGATTTGGTTCTTTTGAACGCAGAGAACGCAAAGCCAGAGAAGGTCGTAACCCCAAAACTGGTGAAAAAATGGATATACCAGCTACTCAAGTTCCCGCCTTTTCTGCGGGTAAACAATTCAGAGAAAAAGTAGCCCCACCCAAAGACTAG
- the queC gene encoding 7-cyano-7-deazaguanine synthase QueC has protein sequence MTKAVVLLSGGLDSATAAAIALKAGYQAIALSFRYGQRHHKELLAAQKIAQILGITEHYTIDVNLAQWGGSALTDNQQDLPQDGVKPGIIPTTYVPGRNTVFIAIALSLAEAKQAEAIYLGINAVDYSGYPDCRPEYLEAYQRLANLSSKVGIEAKAPQLIAPLVELSKVEIVHQAIALGVPISETWSCYQGDPEPCGLCDSCRIRDEALIKAGYPELATAKGNRGRWGDRETGRGNNP, from the coding sequence ATGACTAAAGCAGTAGTTTTACTCTCAGGAGGTTTAGACTCAGCAACAGCAGCAGCGATCGCCCTTAAAGCAGGTTATCAAGCGATCGCCCTATCCTTTAGATATGGACAACGTCACCATAAAGAATTACTAGCAGCTCAAAAAATAGCCCAAATCCTGGGCATAACCGAACATTACACCATAGACGTTAATTTAGCCCAATGGGGTGGATCAGCTTTAACCGATAATCAACAAGATTTACCCCAAGATGGAGTCAAACCAGGGATAATCCCCACAACTTATGTACCAGGAAGGAATACGGTATTTATAGCCATCGCCCTGTCTCTAGCAGAAGCTAAACAAGCAGAAGCTATTTACTTAGGAATTAACGCGGTAGATTACTCAGGTTATCCCGATTGTCGCCCAGAATATCTCGAAGCTTATCAACGTTTAGCTAATCTCTCCTCTAAAGTAGGTATCGAAGCAAAAGCGCCACAATTAATCGCCCCCCTAGTAGAGTTAAGCAAAGTAGAAATAGTCCATCAGGCGATCGCACTTGGTGTACCTATTTCCGAAACTTGGTCTTGTTATCAAGGTGATCCAGAACCCTGTGGCTTGTGTGATTCCTGTCGTATTCGAGATGAAGCTTTAATCAAAGCAGGTTATCCCGAGTTAGCTACTGCAAAAGGGAATAGGGGGAGATGGGGAGATCGAGAGACGGGGAGAGGGAATAACCCCTAA
- the galE gene encoding UDP-glucose 4-epimerase GalE has protein sequence MSNKPTILVTGGAGYIGSHVVLALKNFGYEVIVLDNLSYGHPEIVKEVLKVELIVGDTNDRPFLDQLFASREIAAVMHFAAYIAVGESVQKPAQYYRNNVVGTLTLLEAMLQAQVKKFVFSSTCAIYGMPQEVPMTENHPRNPLSPYASSKNMVEQILTDLDIAYGLKSVAFRYFNASGADPSGLLGEDHQPETHLIPLALLTALQKRSSLSIFGTDYPTEDGTAIRDYIHVNDLASAHVLGLEYLLNGGNSEVFNLGNGNGFSVREVIETAKGVTQRDIPVIESDRRAGDAPILIGSSAKARDLLGWNPQYPDLSTIVTHAWQWHQRRHGNQ, from the coding sequence GTGAGCAATAAACCCACAATTTTAGTAACAGGTGGTGCGGGATATATTGGCTCTCATGTGGTTTTGGCTTTGAAAAATTTCGGATATGAGGTGATAGTATTAGATAATCTCTCCTATGGACATCCAGAAATAGTCAAAGAAGTTTTAAAAGTAGAGTTAATTGTGGGCGATACTAACGATCGCCCTTTTTTAGATCAATTATTCGCTAGTCGTGAAATAGCAGCAGTAATGCACTTTGCCGCTTATATCGCGGTAGGAGAATCGGTACAAAAACCAGCCCAATATTATCGCAATAACGTAGTTGGGACTCTAACCTTGTTAGAAGCTATGCTACAAGCACAAGTCAAAAAATTCGTCTTCTCTTCAACCTGTGCAATTTACGGGATGCCTCAAGAAGTCCCCATGACAGAAAATCACCCCCGTAACCCCCTAAGTCCTTACGCTAGTAGTAAGAATATGGTAGAACAGATTCTAACGGATTTAGATATTGCTTATGGCTTAAAATCAGTAGCTTTTCGCTATTTTAACGCTTCAGGAGCAGATCCCAGCGGTTTATTAGGAGAAGATCACCAACCCGAAACTCATTTAATTCCTTTAGCTTTATTAACAGCTTTACAAAAACGTTCCTCTCTATCTATTTTTGGTACAGATTACCCCACCGAAGACGGTACAGCTATACGAGATTATATCCACGTTAACGACTTAGCTAGTGCTCACGTTTTGGGCTTAGAATATCTCTTAAATGGTGGAAACAGTGAGGTATTTAATCTAGGTAATGGTAATGGTTTTTCTGTACGAGAAGTAATCGAAACCGCTAAAGGGGTAACCCAACGGGATATACCAGTGATTGAAAGCGATCGCCGTGCAGGTGATGCACCAATTCTGATTGGTAGTAGCGCCAAAGCCCGTGATCTTCTCGGTTGGAATCCCCAATACCCTGATTTAAGTACAATTGTAACTCATGCGTGGCAATGGCATCAGCGCCGACACGGTAACCAGTAG
- a CDS encoding DUF4278 domain-containing protein gives MKQLSYRGISYDYENANIEFDQGEIGGKYRGKDWKYRYPKHIVHLKPKIYRQYRGVAYSTCPTPLQESQVNPHTHNPAQDNRCSVQPQKQLQKQTSAQIHWENMRKNLERRLQAAQARGDVELVTMLEKESRELSLF, from the coding sequence ATGAAACAACTATCATATAGAGGAATTAGCTACGACTACGAAAACGCCAATATCGAATTTGATCAAGGGGAAATAGGTGGTAAATATAGAGGTAAAGACTGGAAATATAGATATCCTAAACATATAGTACACTTAAAACCAAAAATCTATCGACAATACCGGGGAGTAGCTTATAGCACTTGTCCAACTCCTTTGCAGGAATCACAAGTAAATCCACATACTCATAATCCAGCTCAAGATAATCGTTGTTCAGTTCAACCTCAAAAACAGTTACAGAAACAGACATCAGCTCAGATTCACTGGGAAAATATGCGTAAAAATCTGGAACGTCGGTTACAAGCAGCTCAAGCTAGAGGAGATGTAGAATTAGTAACTATGTTGGAAAAAGAATCCCGAGAATTAAGTCTATTTTAG
- a CDS encoding DUF4278 domain-containing protein: protein MKFLFLGAKYEKDPVTLEVQEGETGGLYRGSPWKTHQYKQQLRRSGQPVKLTYRGAHYTH, encoded by the coding sequence ATGAAATTCTTGTTTTTAGGAGCTAAATACGAAAAAGACCCTGTGACTCTAGAAGTACAAGAAGGAGAAACAGGAGGGTTATACAGAGGCTCACCCTGGAAAACCCACCAATATAAACAACAATTACGTCGATCAGGTCAACCCGTTAAGTTAACTTATCGTGGTGCCCATTATACACATTAA
- a CDS encoding YraN family protein, translating to MHQIGKLGEKFVAQYLENKGWTILQQRWRCPWGEIDLIAQIQVNSPQIAFIEVKTRQQFNCDRDGLLAITPQKQRKIWQTANAFLSDYPHLADLPCRFDVALVIYTQINQEYKFTLKEYLESAWSDCFE from the coding sequence ATGCACCAAATCGGTAAACTAGGAGAGAAATTTGTCGCTCAATACCTAGAAAACAAAGGCTGGACAATCCTACAGCAACGTTGGCGTTGTCCTTGGGGAGAAATCGATTTAATCGCCCAAATTCAGGTCAATTCTCCTCAAATAGCCTTTATTGAAGTGAAAACTCGTCAACAGTTTAATTGCGATCGCGATGGTCTGTTGGCGATTACCCCTCAAAAACAGCGCAAAATCTGGCAAACCGCTAACGCTTTTTTAAGCGATTACCCTCACCTAGCGGATTTGCCTTGTCGCTTTGATGTTGCCTTAGTTATCTATACTCAGATAAACCAAGAATATAAGTTTACACTAAAAGAATATTTAGAATCAGCTTGGTCAGATTGCTTCGAATAG
- a CDS encoding NAD(P)H-quinone oxidoreductase subunit N, translated as MDFSSNIASQLNAGVIWPEGIVVITLIVVLLGDLIGGRSFSRYLPYVAIAGLLVSVLSLILSWDTVDPVAFLGAFTGDNLSIIFRAIIALSTAITILMSIRYVEETGTSLAEFIAIMLTATLGGMFLSGASELVMVFISLEMLSISSYLMTGYMKRDPRSNEAALKYLLIGASSSAIFLYGVSLLYGLSGGETNLNAIALELNNGPGESLGLAIALVFVIAGIAFKISAVPFHQWTPDVYEGSPTPVVAFLSVGSKAAGFALAIRLLVSVFSPVSVEWHFIFTALAILSMVLGNVVALAQTSMKRMLAYSSIAQAGFVMIGLIAGNTAGYSSMVFYLLIYLFMNLGAFAGVILFSLRTGSDKISDYSGLYQKDPLLTLALSICLLSLGGIPPLAGFFGKIYLFWAGWQAGLYSLVLLGLVTSVISLYYYIRVVKMMVVKEPHEMSEVVKNYPEINWTLPGMRPLQVGLVLSLVITTLAGILSNPLFTLANNSVSSSELLQSSIILNEQVSLRNIDAPNR; from the coding sequence CTGGTTTACTCGTTTCTGTATTAAGTCTGATCTTAAGTTGGGATACAGTTGACCCGGTCGCCTTTTTAGGCGCGTTTACAGGAGATAACCTTAGTATTATTTTTCGCGCTATCATCGCTTTATCTACTGCGATAACAATTTTAATGTCTATACGCTATGTAGAAGAAACGGGAACATCTCTAGCTGAATTTATCGCCATTATGCTTACTGCTACCCTAGGGGGAATGTTCCTCTCAGGAGCATCAGAATTGGTGATGGTGTTTATCTCTCTAGAGATGCTCAGTATCTCATCTTATCTGATGACGGGATACATGAAGCGCGATCCTCGCTCCAATGAAGCAGCTTTAAAGTATCTCTTGATTGGTGCTTCTAGTTCGGCTATATTCCTCTATGGAGTGTCTCTACTCTATGGTTTATCTGGTGGTGAAACTAATCTCAACGCGATCGCCCTAGAATTAAATAACGGTCCGGGGGAATCTCTGGGATTAGCCATCGCCCTGGTTTTCGTCATTGCCGGTATTGCCTTTAAAATTTCTGCTGTTCCTTTTCACCAATGGACACCAGATGTTTACGAAGGATCACCCACTCCTGTAGTCGCTTTTCTCTCCGTAGGTTCAAAAGCTGCAGGTTTTGCTTTAGCGATTCGCTTACTAGTTAGCGTCTTCTCTCCTGTGAGTGTAGAATGGCACTTTATCTTTACCGCTTTAGCGATTCTGAGTATGGTATTAGGTAATGTGGTAGCTTTAGCACAAACCAGCATGAAACGGATGCTCGCTTATTCTTCCATCGCCCAAGCGGGTTTTGTCATGATTGGTTTAATCGCTGGTAATACTGCTGGTTATTCTAGTATGGTATTTTACCTGCTCATCTATCTGTTCATGAATTTAGGCGCTTTTGCTGGTGTGATTCTTTTCTCCTTGAGAACTGGTTCTGATAAAATTAGTGATTATTCAGGTCTCTATCAAAAAGATCCACTCTTAACCCTAGCTTTGAGCATTTGTTTACTCTCTTTAGGCGGTATTCCTCCTTTAGCGGGATTTTTTGGCAAAATTTACCTATTTTGGGCAGGTTGGCAAGCAGGTTTATACAGTTTAGTCTTATTAGGCTTAGTAACTAGCGTTATCTCCCTATACTATTATATTCGGGTAGTTAAAATGATGGTGGTCAAAGAACCACACGAAATGTCTGAAGTAGTGAAAAACTATCCCGAGATTAACTGGACTTTACCAGGAATGCGCCCCCTACAAGTGGGTTTAGTACTCTCTTTAGTCATAACCACTTTAGCGGGTATTCTCTCTAATCCTCTGTTTACCTTAGCTAATAACTCTGTGAGTAGTAGTGAATTACTGCAGTCTAGTATTATTCTCAATGAACAAGTGTCCTTGAGAAATATAGATGCACCAAATCGGTAA